The nucleotide window AGATGATGGTGTCTTCCACGGAGGTCCTCCTGGTGGTTCTGGTAGGGCTGGCGTCCCGTGAGCGGGAGCCCTCAACGTCTATCCTGCCACGGTCTTGTGACCCAAGGCACGCCGTCGTGCATTGTAACCCTCCTGTGTCTCGCGTCAAAGGCCCAGAGGACTTGTGGTCTGACGTGTTATCTCAGAGCATGACCTCGGTCGATATCAGGTGAGGTCGATTGTGACTGATCGCGGCTGGGGGCCACCGGTCTCGGCGCGTGGTGGCCGGCCGGGCCCCGCACCTGCGGCCGGCATCGGGGCATGAGGCGCACGGTGGGCCGATGATGGTGAGAAGATGGCTGGAGAGCAGTGAAGGAGATGGGTCGGGTGAATCCCAGGAGGACGGCCGGCGCCGCGGTGGCGAGTACCGCCACCCCCGGGCGTGCCGGCGACGACGGCGCCGCACCGGTCGTTGAGGTGCTGACGCCCGGGGCCCAGGCCATGAGCGGAGCGCAGCGCGCGGCGGCCGTGGACGACGAGCTCGCCCTGCTCTACCCCGACGCCCACTGCGCCCTCGTCCATGCGGACCCTTTCCAGCTGCTCATCGCCACCGTGCTCTCCGCCCAGACCACCGACGCCAGGGTCAACACCGTCACCCCCGAGCTGTTCACCCGCTATCCCGACGCCGCCGCACTGGCGGGGGCCAGGCGCGAGGACCTGGAGGAGATCCTGCGACCCCTGGGCTTCCAGCGCGCCAAGGCTGGGCACCTGCTGGGGATCGGCGCGGAGCTGACCGAGCGCTTCGGGGGCGAGGTGCCCCGCACGCGCGAGGAGCTCGTCGCCCTGCCCGGGGTGGGGCGCAAGACCGCCAATGTGGTGCTGGGCAATGCGTTCGGCGTGCCGGCCATCACCGTGGACACCCATGTGGGGCGGCTCTCGCGGCGCCTGGGGTGGACCACCTCGAAGGACCCGGTGCGCGTGGAGAGGGACATCGCCTCCCTGTGGGACCCCGAGCGGTGGACCGACGGCTGCCACCGGCTCATCGACCACGGCCGGGCCGTGTGCACCGCCCGGGCCCCGCGCTGCCAGGAGTGCGCCCTGCTCGCCGCCGGGCTCTGCCCGCAGGCGGGTCTCTGACAGAGGCCCGCCTGGCACACGCGCCCTACTGGGGGCCGGCGTGCTCCTCCAGGAAGGGCAGGAGGATCGAGACCAGGTCCTCGGGGGACTCCTCCTGGGGGAAGTGGCCCACCCCCCGCACCGTCACCTGGTGCAGGCGCTCCTTGACCCGGTGGGTGTCGCGCGCATAGGCCTGGGCGGGCTGGACCGGGTCGAGCTCGCCCTGCACCGAGAGCACCGGGACCTCCACGGGCGTGGCCAGGGCGGCGGACTCCACCCGGGACAGGCGCGGACGGCGCAGCGGCTCCAGGGCGGCGCGCGCAGCACCGGGGCGCGCCAGGAGATCGGCGTAGTAGGCGGCGGGCTGGGCCAGGGCCTCGCGCGTATGGGGGCCGGCCCAGGTACGCAGGAGCCTGTCCAGGCTGCCGCGGTTGCGCAGGCGCTTCTCCGCGATCC belongs to Actinomyces capricornis and includes:
- the nth gene encoding endonuclease III, translating into MSGAQRAAAVDDELALLYPDAHCALVHADPFQLLIATVLSAQTTDARVNTVTPELFTRYPDAAALAGARREDLEEILRPLGFQRAKAGHLLGIGAELTERFGGEVPRTREELVALPGVGRKTANVVLGNAFGVPAITVDTHVGRLSRRLGWTTSKDPVRVERDIASLWDPERWTDGCHRLIDHGRAVCTARAPRCQECALLAAGLCPQAGL